From a single Nicotiana tomentosiformis chromosome 2, ASM39032v3, whole genome shotgun sequence genomic region:
- the LOC104091849 gene encoding ras-related protein RABA1d — MGGYRAEDDYDYLFKVVLIGDSGVGKSNLLSRFTRNEFSLESKSTIGVEFATKSLTVDTKVIKAQIWDTAGQERYRAITSAYYRGAVGALLVYDVTRHSTFENVERWLKELRDHTDPNIVVMLVGNKSDLRHLVAVSTEDGKSFAEKESLYFMETSALEATNVDNAFAEVLTQIYHVVSRKAMENGENGSANVPSQGEKIDIGKEVSDVKKTGCCST, encoded by the exons ATGGGTGGGTACAGAGCTGAAGATGATTATGACTACCTATTCAAGGTGGTATTGATAGGTGATTCAGGTGTGGGCAAGTCCAACTTGCTTTCAAGATTCACAAGGAATGAGTTTAGCCTTGAGTCGAAGTCTACTATCGGCGTTGAGTTTGCTACCAAAAGCTTAACTGTTGATACTAAAGTCATCAAGGCTCAAATTTGGGACACTGCTGGCCAAGAAAG GTACCGCGCCATCACCAGTGCCTACTACAGAGGTGCTGTAGGTGCTTTGCTTGTGTATGATGTCACTCGACATTCCACATTTGAGAATGTTGAGAGGTGGCTTAAGGAGTTGAGAGATCATACAGATCCCAACATTGTCGTCATGCTCGTCGGAAACAAATCTGATCTGCGACATCTGGTAGCAGTGTCGACTGAAGACGGAAAGTCTTTTGCGGAAAAAGAATCCCTCTACTTCATGGAAACTTCTGCCCTCGAAGCTACAAATGTTGATAATGCATTTGCTGAAGTTCTCACTCAAATCTACCATGTTGTTAGCAGAAAGGCGATGGAGAATGGTGAGAATGGAAGCGCAAACGTCCCTTCCCAAGGAGAAAAGATCGATATAGGTAAAGAAGTATCTGATGTCAAGAAAACTGGTTGCTGTTCAACCTAG
- the LOC104091848 gene encoding probable WRKY transcription factor 65 isoform X1 — translation MDGRFNNIFVSHEQEDSENSPENSLDSPRSDMFNDNKMMTSTSSPKRSRRSIQKRVVSVPIKEVEGTKMKGEISMPPSDSWAWRKYGQKPIKGSPYPRGYYRCSSSKGCPARKQVERSRADPNMLVVTYSCEHNHPWPASRNNQHNQRTTTTSCINNAKTKTKTLASLTATTTIITTTNIAVSDFERKKDTSNFASQSEPNSDENFTNLGESSLISCNEFGWFSDFECTSTTMLESPILTEVEVTDIDMSSTLTTMREEDDSLFADLGELPECSRVFGRGMMERDEERRRHSLSLTSWCGTLG, via the exons ATGGATGGAAGattcaataatatttttgtatcTCATGAGCAAGAAGATTCCGAGAATTCGCCGGAAAACAGCCTCGACTCGCCGCGTTCCGACATGTTCAATGATAATAAGATGATGACTTCTACTTCCTCCCCAAAAAGGAG CAGAAGATCCATACAAAAGAGAGTGGTATCAGTGCCAATTAAAGAAGTTGAAGGTACAAAGATGAAGGGTGAAATAAGCATGCCACCTTCTGATTCTTGGGCATGGAGGAAATATGGACAAAAGCCCATCAAAGGCTCTCCCTATCCTAG GGGATATTATAGATGCAGTAGTTCAAAGGGATGTCCAGCAAGAAAACAAGTAGAAAGGAGCCGTGCAGACCCTAACATGTTGGTAGTGACGTATTCTTGCGAACATAACCACCCTTGGCCGGCTTCTAGGAATAATCAACACAACCAACGTACAACTACTACATCATGTATCAATAATGCAAAGACGAAGACGAAAACATTAGCATCactaacagcaacaacaacaataataacaactaccaatatTGCAGTTTCAGACTTTGAGCGCAAAAAAGACACGAGCAATTTCGCAAGCCAATCGGAGCCAAATTCGGACGAAAACTTTACCAATCTTGGCGAATCATCTCTTATTAGTTGCAATGAATTTGGATGGTTTTCAGATTTTGAGTGTACTTCTACTACCATGCTAGAAAGTCCTATTTTAACAGAAGTCGAAGTTACTGATATTGACATGTCATCAACTTTAACAACAATGAGAGAAGAAGATGATTCACTTTTCGCCGATCTCGGAGAGTTGCCGGAATGTTCAAGGGTTTTTGGCCGTGGAATGATGGAAAGGGACGAGGAACGCCGGCGACATAGCTTGAGCTTGACATCTTGGTGTGGGACCTTGGGTTGA
- the LOC104091848 gene encoding probable WRKY transcription factor 65 isoform X2 produces the protein MDGRFNNIFVSHEQEDSENSPENSLDSPRSDMFNDNKMMTSTSSPKRRRSIQKRVVSVPIKEVEGTKMKGEISMPPSDSWAWRKYGQKPIKGSPYPRGYYRCSSSKGCPARKQVERSRADPNMLVVTYSCEHNHPWPASRNNQHNQRTTTTSCINNAKTKTKTLASLTATTTIITTTNIAVSDFERKKDTSNFASQSEPNSDENFTNLGESSLISCNEFGWFSDFECTSTTMLESPILTEVEVTDIDMSSTLTTMREEDDSLFADLGELPECSRVFGRGMMERDEERRRHSLSLTSWCGTLG, from the exons ATGGATGGAAGattcaataatatttttgtatcTCATGAGCAAGAAGATTCCGAGAATTCGCCGGAAAACAGCCTCGACTCGCCGCGTTCCGACATGTTCAATGATAATAAGATGATGACTTCTACTTCCTCCCCAAAAAGGAG AAGATCCATACAAAAGAGAGTGGTATCAGTGCCAATTAAAGAAGTTGAAGGTACAAAGATGAAGGGTGAAATAAGCATGCCACCTTCTGATTCTTGGGCATGGAGGAAATATGGACAAAAGCCCATCAAAGGCTCTCCCTATCCTAG GGGATATTATAGATGCAGTAGTTCAAAGGGATGTCCAGCAAGAAAACAAGTAGAAAGGAGCCGTGCAGACCCTAACATGTTGGTAGTGACGTATTCTTGCGAACATAACCACCCTTGGCCGGCTTCTAGGAATAATCAACACAACCAACGTACAACTACTACATCATGTATCAATAATGCAAAGACGAAGACGAAAACATTAGCATCactaacagcaacaacaacaataataacaactaccaatatTGCAGTTTCAGACTTTGAGCGCAAAAAAGACACGAGCAATTTCGCAAGCCAATCGGAGCCAAATTCGGACGAAAACTTTACCAATCTTGGCGAATCATCTCTTATTAGTTGCAATGAATTTGGATGGTTTTCAGATTTTGAGTGTACTTCTACTACCATGCTAGAAAGTCCTATTTTAACAGAAGTCGAAGTTACTGATATTGACATGTCATCAACTTTAACAACAATGAGAGAAGAAGATGATTCACTTTTCGCCGATCTCGGAGAGTTGCCGGAATGTTCAAGGGTTTTTGGCCGTGGAATGATGGAAAGGGACGAGGAACGCCGGCGACATAGCTTGAGCTTGACATCTTGGTGTGGGACCTTGGGTTGA
- the LOC138906520 gene encoding uncharacterized protein codes for MLRTARESKKRPSWILDDLWVKLLEYWNSSEFEKKSEQGRAARLSNKGGSVHTGGSISMAAYQRRLEKAKGKPVTHDEVFEKIHMKKLKDGTKTTWIELRAETTHDNFKRILEEFIQSQSIDDQGRPIQPTQEEIMDMWIKVAGGVHKGRVYGLGSEFSLGRRTSRLSGSYSLSHCSVDLDEFEQLNRKVAKITELYLQETAAREEEAKLVTSDVKSFKSQINSLLASGAFPVPRSPAASDDN; via the exons ATGCTTCGGACTGCTCGAGAAAGTAAAAAGAGGCCAAGTTGGATTCTTGATGATTTATGGGTTAAACTTCTTGAATATTGGAACTCTTCGGAATTTGAGAAGAAGAGCGAACAGGGAAGGGCAGCCCGTTTGTCCAACAAGGGTGGCTCGGTGCATACAGGCGGCTCAATTAGTATGGCGGCTTATCAAAGAAGATTG GAAAAGGCTAAAGGAAAACCAGTTACTCATGATGAGGTGTTTGAGAAAATCCACATGAAGAAGTTGAAGGATGGAACAAAAACGACTTGGATTGAGCTGCGCGCTGAGACAACCCAT GATAATTTCAAACGAATCTTGGAGGAGTTCATTCAAAGCCAGTCGATTGATGATCAAGGTAGGCCAATCCAACCAACCCAAGAGGAGATCATGGACATGTGGATTAAGGTAGCTGGTGGCGTGCATAAGGGGAGAGTCTACGGCCTTGGATCAGAGTTTAGTCTCGGCCGTCGTACTTCTAGATTGTCTGGTTCTTATTCTTTGTCACATTGCTCGGTTGATCTGGATGAGTTTGAGCAATTGAATAGGAAGGTAGCGAAGATTACAGAGTTGTATCTTCAAGAAACGGCTGCAAGGGAAGAAGAGGCAAA ACTTGTCACTAGTGATGTTAAAAGTTTTAAGTCTCAGATAAACTCCCTCTTAGCATCTGGTGCATTTCCCGTGCCTCGTTCTCCAGCAGCATCTGATGATAACTAA